AAAACATATGTGCCGGCAAACATCTATTCCGTGGTGAACAACTGGGGGACCTGCGTCGGAACGGTGAGCGCGAGCGATGCGTCGGCGACCGTGCGCATGATGACCAATGTCATGAACGAGAGCGGCGCGGCGCAGAGCGTCACGGTGACCACCAAGGTGGTTGACGCGCAGGACAACGTCGTTTTGTCCCTGACGAGCGCGCCGCAGTCCATTGCCGCGAACACGGCGTACGTGTTCGACCAGAGCGGCGACATCGCCAATCCGAAGCTGTGGTACCCGGCCAATAGCATCTGGGGAAAACCGAACATGCACAAGGTTTATCATATTGTCAAGGTCGGCGGGACCACGGTCGATGTGTTCACCAGCCCGCTCGGGATCCGGAAAATCACGTGGGACACCGACTATCCTTATATCAACGGGCATATGCATTATATGTGGGGCATGGCGGGCCGTTATAATTATCCGGCGCTCGGCTCCGCAGTGCCCGACGAGCTGTTGTGGAAAGACGCCAAGCTCACCGCCGATTGCGGCGGCACGAGCTGGCGGCCCGGCCACTCCGCCTGCGCGCACGAGTTCGTTGAGGCGTGCGACGCGTACGGCGTCATGCTCGATCAGCCGAGCGGCGACGGCGAGGGCGCGTTTCAGGCCAGCAACCTCAGGACGATAACGATCGCCTTCAAGACCCAGTTGCATCGCGACATGATAGTCCATGACCGCAACCATCCCAGTATTCTCATGTGGGAAGTCACCAACGCCGGCATCATCGACAGTCTCGCCCGGTCGCTCAAGGCGCTCGCACTGCAATGGGACCCTATCGAAAAGCGGGCCCAGTCGGACCGGTCGTATGGCGACGGCTGCAAGGCCGGTATCTCCGACGTCATCGAGTGTTCTTCGTCGGGATGCGAAGCGGGACAAAAAAATGGGGGGGTGGGAACCTGCGGAAAATTTCCGGCGTACGGCGCGGAAGCGTGGGATGCGGGCCCGGCGCGGATGTCACGCTTTGCCTATGATTATGAGCTTGACTTCTCAGGTCCTTACATGCAGAACTGGACAGCCTCCTGGAAAGCGGATGCGTTCGGCCTTGCGCATTGGTATCTTGCAGAGCCGCCAGGAGAGGTGGGAACGTTTCTGGGCGACGCCCGTACGGCGCGATCGTTCGGTTCGTCGGTCATGGATGCCAACCGTCTTCCCAAACTGCTTTACAATATCTACCGCGTCTCCTGGATTCCGTACAGCATTAAACCCGGCGTTTGCATCGCGCACCATTGGAATAGAACGGGAACGGTGCGTGTCAACGTGTTCAGCAACTGTCCTAAAGTCCGGTTATCGCTCAATGGGACCAGCCTCGGCGAGAAGGTGCCCAACCCGGCCGAAGGCGGGGGCACTGCGAGCTGGAGAGACCAGGCTACGACGCTTATTTCCTATCAATGCTATTGGGACGTCGCCTGGGCGGCAGGTACGCTCAAGGCTGACGGGCTCGATTCCACCGGCAACGTCGTCTGCTCCGATCAAAAAGTGACGGCCGGCGACCCCGACCATGTCAAATTGACCGTGGATCCGAACCTGCAAAAGCCCGACGGGACCACCTTCCAGATCACCGCGAACGGAACGGATTGCGCGACTCTCCTCGCCACCGTTGTTGACAAAAGCAACAACTGGTGTCCGACCGCCGTTAATCCGATTACGTTTGCCGTTACCGGGCCGTGCGAATACCGCGGCGGCACCGACGCCTTCGTCACAGCCGGACAACCGGTCGGGTATCATGCACCGCTCGATCATGAACTGAGCGCCGAGGGCGGCATGTGCAAAATCGCCGTTCGATCGACGTTCACAGCCGGGGCAGTGACCGTCACCGCCACTTCACCGGGGCTGGGCCAGGGGACGGCCACCTACACCGTATATCCGGTGGGTACTGTTTCAACGATTTATAGTCCAGGAACCGCCGGTGGAATTTCGGGAAGCGCCATGCGCTTTCTTGAAATAAGGGGTAATGTTGTGCGCTACTACCTCGAAACCCCCTCGGTGGTCGGCTTCGAAATGATTGATGCGGGCGGGCGCGTTATTGGACAAATCGCCGGAGCCAGGCAGGACAAAGGGTACCATTCCGTACCGCTTGTCAATGGTTCGATGTCGGGAAAGAAAAGCGGAAACGGAGTGTATTTTGTCAGGAGCAAGGTGGATGGGAAATATGTGAATGTCAAGAGGATGATAGTGCTGATGTGATGCCGGAGATTTTCCGGCCTGTTATTTATAACGGTAATAAAAACAGAAAGAGCACGACCTGGCAAGATCGTGCTCTTGTTATAAATTGATTATTCACCGCATCAACAGAAATTTAAAATTCCCGGTGCCGATATCTTTTGATGCGTTCCAGTTTCTCTTTCGCCAATGTGTAGGGTTTGGTTTCTTTGGCAACGTGCGCGCTATCCGCATGAAGTGACGCCCCGAAAATTATAGAACGAAAATGCTTCGCCCTATCAATCCGTGATGTCAGGTTTACTGAATCGGCATTTTCATGCTGGCGCTGTTGGGCGCTTTAAATTTGTACGTTACTGTGTTTCGTATTTTCTGCGGCGGCGCCTTTCTTTCCCTCCTGGTTCATTCTCCATCGAGAGCACCTACCTCAAAAACGTCGGTTACCGGGGTTCCAAAAAGCTTCGCTGCAGCTGCTAAATGGTCTGGAACGTGGGGCATAAAGCAATAAATCCCATCCGATATTTCTTGCTTAGTGAATTTGTCTGGCCATAAAATCAGAGCCATAATGAATGCTGCGTCGTCTGTCCAGTCAAGCAAATGAAATGAGATACGGTCGGCAATTTTCTTATCAAGTTCTGTGCGAAGAACATTAGTTATAGTTTTTCGTAATTTTTCTGGGATTTGAGCATTCTTTATTGAATCGGCTCTTTCACCTACAGCGTCTTTGTAGAGATTAAAAACCTTTAACCGAAGATCTTTATGCTTCTTCTTCAGTTTACTTAACCACGTCCTTTTGTAATTCATTGGATTTTGCCGCCTTTTTGTCAATTCGTATTTCGTCCATTTCGTTTAAATATAGAAGAAGCTTTGCCATTTTCTCAAGAACGTTAATTGTAAAGCGGTCAGGGTCAGATTTTCTCCAGTTTAGGAAATCAATGGATGCTTTTATTGGTATTAAGCTTTGAGGCAATATGTAGCGGGGATCAACTCGGTCATGAGAGTATTTCGGTAAAAAGCCGGTGCCTGATTCCTCTAGATGGTTGATTTGAATGTCGTACCATGTTCCATGAATATAAGCACTTTGGCTTCCGAAGAGGAAGGAGTATGCTTTGCCCCACTCAAAAGATTTATCGCGGTCGTTAAGGAAGTCAAGGATCTGTCGGAATGACCTATTATCAAGTTTCCAATGTTTGTTAGTCATCAGATCGTCAATTGAAAGGTTAACCTTGTTAATCCTGTTTTCAATTTTCCTAACCATCCTTTTTTCAATATTGAGAAGAGGACGTTCTTTTTCCCGTTCCTTGATATATTTGTAGTCCTCCATAGTTGATTTAAACGATGACTTTATAAAACTGTCTATTGAAGATTTCCCGTTGATTATCAAATATTTCATTATTGTGTAAGTCTCAAAAAGTAATCTAGAAAAAATTGATGCGATTTCACCTTTGTCGCTAGAAACTGAATAAAGGAGGTGGTCGTACAATTTGAAAAGACGAACCATGTGTCCCACTATCACTGCATCGTGTAATTCGAAGGAATCCTTGTTTGTAATAAATTCGTCTTTTGTAAGCGAGCCAGTACATAGAATTGCCAAATTTCTTATATAATTACCTGACTCAATTCCTAATTTCATCAAGGTATTAAAATCACAAAGATCTGACCTTTTAAAACAGGCATCAACCCAACTTTCAATTCTATTGATCTCTTGAATTGTTTCGTCCATATTGGTTTTCTTGTTGTCGTTTTGTAATTGTCTTAGAATTACCGCCGCCGCTCTTGATTCATTCGTGTAAATTTATTGCGTCCCAACTAGTCGCATGCTCTACTTCCCCAAAACCAGCAAAATTCACCACCACGTATATCATGCGCACCAAAACGGCATACATGTCATACTTTTTAGCCGCCTAAAGTATGTCATACGTTTTTATCTTTTTTAAGGTTTAAATGGGCTATTGGGCTTCGTATCCTGCATGTTGCCGGTTAGCTGACGTGGGTACGGGTTTCTGTTTAAATCAACATTCCCGCCTTCCCCAAAAGCAAGTTTTCCGCATCTGCGCCGCTCGCGAATAAAAACAAAATCGGGTA
The Chitinivibrionales bacterium genome window above contains:
- a CDS encoding DUF4982 domain-containing protein, whose product is MQRNMMLAAAFIAVAGAALCLAETYSPEPSDRVDINMGVTPWKFSKGDVSGATAVAFDDGAWKTVGVPHTFNDDDTYINNISGDGATYGGMAVYRKHFTLPATYASRKVFIEFGGANVAAAVYINGTFINSNSTLDPLSTYAYGFEPFIVDATPYVHFDGTDNVLAVRVSNQGVIYTDPGFGGEPRFGQHDGGLFRPVWMRITNKTYVPANIYSVVNNWGTCVGTVSASDASATVRMMTNVMNESGAAQSVTVTTKVVDAQDNVVLSLTSAPQSIAANTAYVFDQSGDIANPKLWYPANSIWGKPNMHKVYHIVKVGGTTVDVFTSPLGIRKITWDTDYPYINGHMHYMWGMAGRYNYPALGSAVPDELLWKDAKLTADCGGTSWRPGHSACAHEFVEACDAYGVMLDQPSGDGEGAFQASNLRTITIAFKTQLHRDMIVHDRNHPSILMWEVTNAGIIDSLARSLKALALQWDPIEKRAQSDRSYGDGCKAGISDVIECSSSGCEAGQKNGGVGTCGKFPAYGAEAWDAGPARMSRFAYDYELDFSGPYMQNWTASWKADAFGLAHWYLAEPPGEVGTFLGDARTARSFGSSVMDANRLPKLLYNIYRVSWIPYSIKPGVCIAHHWNRTGTVRVNVFSNCPKVRLSLNGTSLGEKVPNPAEGGGTASWRDQATTLISYQCYWDVAWAAGTLKADGLDSTGNVVCSDQKVTAGDPDHVKLTVDPNLQKPDGTTFQITANGTDCATLLATVVDKSNNWCPTAVNPITFAVTGPCEYRGGTDAFVTAGQPVGYHAPLDHELSAEGGMCKIAVRSTFTAGAVTVTATSPGLGQGTATYTVYPVGTVSTIYSPGTAGGISGSAMRFLEIRGNVVRYYLETPSVVGFEMIDAGGRVIGQIAGARQDKGYHSVPLVNGSMSGKKSGNGVYFVRSKVDGKYVNVKRMIVLM
- a CDS encoding DUF5677 domain-containing protein is translated as MDETIQEINRIESWVDACFKRSDLCDFNTLMKLGIESGNYIRNLAILCTGSLTKDEFITNKDSFELHDAVIVGHMVRLFKLYDHLLYSVSSDKGEIASIFSRLLFETYTIMKYLIINGKSSIDSFIKSSFKSTMEDYKYIKEREKERPLLNIEKRMVRKIENRINKVNLSIDDLMTNKHWKLDNRSFRQILDFLNDRDKSFEWGKAYSFLFGSQSAYIHGTWYDIQINHLEESGTGFLPKYSHDRVDPRYILPQSLIPIKASIDFLNWRKSDPDRFTINVLEKMAKLLLYLNEMDEIRIDKKAAKSNELQKDVVK